A stretch of the Meles meles chromosome 19, mMelMel3.1 paternal haplotype, whole genome shotgun sequence genome encodes the following:
- the LOC123930470 gene encoding protein BEAN1-like: MSFKRPCPSRYNRTSYFYPTYSESSEHSPLLVSPVLVASAVIGVVIILSCITIIVGSIRRDRQARLQRHRHRHRRHHHHHHHHRRRYHREYEQGYVSDGHTYSRPSHRIRYSCSPVEDWSPPLDLSSDGDVDVTVLRDIYPDSPPGYEECVGPGATQLYIPTDAPPPYSLTDAYPVLDGIMYGGIIHSPGRYQQAQRFLGQAGLHTISMDTLPPYEAVCGFGPPSGLLPLPGPEPGPRSSPGSPTPTRAPASGPERIL; encoded by the exons ATGTCCTTCAAACGTCCCTGTCCCT CTCGGTACAACCGAACCAGCTATTTCTACCCCACGTACTCAGAGAGCTCGGAGCACAGCCCCCTGCTGGTGTCTCCTGTATTGGTGGCAAGTGCAGTCATAGGCGTGGTCATCATCCTCTCCTGCATCACCATCATCGTGGGCAGTATCCGCAGGGACCGGCAGGCCCGGCTCCAGCGtcaccgccaccgccaccgccgccaccatcaccaccaccaccaccaccgccgccgTTACCACCGAGAGTACGAGCAAGGATACG TGTCTGATGGGCACACGTACAGTCGCCCGAGCCACCGGATACGCTACAGCTGTAGCCCTGTCGAAGACTGGTCCCCTCCCTTGGACCTGAGTTCTGACGGGGACGTGGATGTCACAGTGCTTCGAGATATATACCCGGACTCTCCACCAGG TTATGAGGAGTGTGTGGGGCCAGGAGCCACTCAGCTGTACATCCCCACGGACGCACCACCGCCCTACTCGCTGACCGACGCCTACCCCGTGCTGGATGGCATCATGTATGGGGGCATCATCCACAGCCCCGGCCGATACCAGCAGGCGCAGAGGTTCCTGGGCCAGGCTGGCCTCCACACCATCTCCATGGATACTCTGCCCCCTTATGAGGCCGTGTGTGGGTTTGGCCCCCCATCAGGTCTGCTGCCGCTGCCGGGCCCAGAACCGGGGCCCAGGAGCTCCCCGGGCTCACCCACCCCGACCCGGGCCCCGGCCTCTGGTCCAGAAAGGATTCTGTGA